The following proteins are co-located in the Imtechella halotolerans genome:
- a CDS encoding PepSY domain-containing protein: protein MKINANKAAASTRFYRKLHRWVAIPLLGAMFLLGATGLLLAWKKELKLTPEVIARTAFEQQTTLSLDSLQLRAVTYMKDSLQLAWQIDRMDVRPAKGIVKVRFEEHFTELQLDIYSGEVVSVRQRTSDIIEKIHDGSILDFLIRTNNDEIKLVYASLTSLGLMLLSISGFYLWFYPRQIKRTKRQKH from the coding sequence TTGAAAATTAACGCAAATAAGGCCGCTGCATCAACTCGTTTTTATAGAAAATTGCATCGTTGGGTGGCTATTCCACTTTTAGGTGCCATGTTTTTATTGGGCGCCACAGGATTGTTATTGGCATGGAAAAAGGAGCTTAAATTAACACCTGAGGTTATTGCAAGAACAGCATTTGAACAGCAAACTACTCTTTCACTGGATAGTCTTCAATTAAGAGCTGTCACCTATATGAAGGATTCCTTACAACTGGCCTGGCAAATAGATCGTATGGATGTACGACCAGCCAAAGGAATTGTTAAGGTACGTTTTGAAGAACATTTTACAGAACTTCAATTAGATATCTATTCAGGTGAAGTGGTGTCCGTAAGACAACGAACTTCTGATATTATTGAAAAGATTCATGATGGATCAATTTTGGATTTTTTGATTCGGACAAATAACGACGAGATTAAGCTAGTGTATGCTTCCTTAACTTCTCTTGGACTTATGTTGTTGAGCATAAGTGGATTCTACCTTTGGTTTTATCCAAGGCAAATAAAACGTACTAAAAGACAAAAACACTAA
- a CDS encoding WD40/YVTN/BNR-like repeat-containing protein, with product MKNLVLVWMMITSVTLFSQDFSMEVVKGMQPRSIGPGGMSGRVTAIDVVHSNPEIMYVGTASGGLWKSSSGGVTWHPIFDKEVTASIGAVAIQQSNPSVIWVGTGEGNPRNSLNGGYGIYKSLDGGRSWKSMGLENTRHIHRVVIDPTNPNTVYAAAIGSPWGNHPERGVYKTTDGGNTWNLILHTNTSSGAADLIMDPTNPNKLIAAMWEHKRDPWFFNSGGQGSGLYITHDGGNNWKKITDKEGLPEGELGRIGIAIAPSKPAIIYALIEAKKNALYKSEDGGFSWKMINDKGEIGDRPFYYSEIYVDPQNENRLYSIFTYVNVSQDGGKSFEMLMPAYGVSNGVHPDHHAWWIHPENGNFMIDGNDGGMNITYDGGKTWRFIGNLPVAQYYHINTDNEYPYNVYGGMQDNGSWRGPAYVWKAQGIRNSYWQEISFGDGFDVVPDKDDSRYGYTMSQQGNVQRYDHVTGNNYGVKPTHPDPKVYLRYNWNSAIGQDPFNNSTVYFGSQFVHKSTDKGLTWKIISPDLTTNDPEKQKQSESGGLTMDATGAENHCTILVIEPSPIEEGMLWVGTDDGQVQITKDGGVTWSNVTSAIKGMPKGAWIPQIKASNKNKGEALLLVNDYRRFNYTPYAYRTKDYGKTWQRIVSEKDVKSFTLSIVEDIEESNLLFLGTDDGLYISLDAGDSWTKWTEGYPTVPTADMVIQEREHDLVIGTFGRSAWVLDDIRPLRALAKDKSIINKEVYLFNPPVAYQAAYQQPTGSRFGADAMYQGENRPSGAMITYYFNKGESKSKDSVYLNIYDGERLIRTLKQKAPTEKGMHRFFWNMDEKGAHRPSRQVSRRNSEPGGVQVAPGTYKVKLTYLDQTLETSIEVKADPRLEVTNSSLDQKYAALKTLEGYSQLAADATKQLVESKEIAEAFEKELSGLSKEKYKDAIKASKEIVATIDTLLNGFVGTVDKRQGIVRNPEITVSQQINLATGYVRSRPTGITATEIQLMDNAKRYLEEGLEKVNTFFTQEWTEYKRNIEATEVTKFKDIKQFRMN from the coding sequence ATGAAAAATCTAGTATTAGTATGGATGATGATTACATCCGTAACTCTTTTTTCACAGGACTTTTCAATGGAAGTTGTAAAAGGCATGCAACCTCGGAGTATTGGACCTGGAGGGATGAGTGGCCGTGTAACTGCCATTGATGTGGTTCATTCCAATCCAGAGATAATGTATGTAGGAACGGCCTCAGGAGGACTGTGGAAATCTTCTTCTGGAGGGGTCACTTGGCATCCAATTTTTGACAAAGAGGTAACAGCCTCTATAGGAGCAGTGGCTATACAACAATCAAATCCTAGTGTGATTTGGGTGGGAACTGGAGAAGGAAACCCACGAAATAGCTTAAATGGAGGATATGGAATTTATAAATCACTTGATGGTGGAAGATCCTGGAAGTCTATGGGACTTGAAAATACACGTCATATCCACAGGGTGGTAATTGATCCGACGAATCCAAACACCGTATATGCAGCGGCCATTGGATCTCCTTGGGGAAATCATCCAGAAAGAGGCGTATATAAAACCACTGATGGAGGAAATACATGGAATCTTATTTTACATACCAATACTAGTTCAGGGGCTGCAGATTTAATAATGGATCCCACGAATCCAAATAAGTTGATAGCTGCTATGTGGGAGCATAAGAGGGATCCTTGGTTTTTTAATTCAGGAGGCCAGGGAAGTGGACTCTATATCACTCATGATGGAGGAAATAACTGGAAGAAAATAACGGATAAGGAAGGGCTTCCAGAAGGGGAACTTGGGAGAATAGGAATCGCAATCGCTCCTTCAAAACCAGCTATTATTTACGCCTTAATAGAAGCTAAAAAGAATGCACTTTATAAAAGTGAGGACGGAGGTTTCTCATGGAAAATGATTAATGATAAAGGAGAAATAGGAGACAGGCCATTTTATTATTCTGAAATTTATGTTGATCCTCAAAATGAGAATAGATTGTATTCCATTTTTACGTATGTGAATGTTTCTCAAGATGGAGGTAAGAGCTTTGAGATGCTAATGCCGGCCTATGGAGTCTCTAATGGAGTACACCCAGATCACCATGCATGGTGGATTCATCCGGAAAATGGGAATTTTATGATAGATGGCAATGATGGAGGAATGAATATTACCTATGATGGTGGAAAAACCTGGAGGTTTATAGGAAATCTTCCCGTGGCTCAGTACTATCACATTAATACAGATAATGAGTATCCATATAATGTGTATGGAGGAATGCAAGATAATGGATCGTGGAGAGGTCCAGCTTATGTATGGAAAGCCCAAGGAATACGCAATTCATATTGGCAAGAAATTTCTTTTGGAGACGGATTTGATGTGGTTCCAGACAAGGATGATTCCAGGTATGGTTATACCATGAGTCAACAGGGAAATGTGCAACGTTATGATCATGTTACTGGAAATAATTATGGAGTAAAACCGACTCATCCAGATCCTAAAGTATACCTACGCTATAACTGGAATTCAGCTATTGGACAGGATCCATTTAACAATAGTACGGTATACTTTGGAAGTCAATTTGTACACAAAAGCACTGATAAAGGTCTGACATGGAAAATCATTTCTCCTGATTTAACTACCAATGATCCAGAAAAGCAAAAGCAGTCCGAGAGTGGGGGACTTACCATGGATGCTACCGGAGCTGAAAATCACTGTACAATTTTAGTTATAGAGCCTTCTCCCATAGAAGAAGGGATGTTATGGGTAGGAACGGATGATGGCCAGGTACAAATAACCAAAGATGGAGGAGTAACTTGGAGTAACGTTACTTCGGCTATAAAGGGGATGCCAAAAGGTGCTTGGATTCCTCAGATAAAAGCCTCCAATAAAAATAAGGGAGAAGCTTTACTTCTGGTCAACGATTACAGACGATTTAATTATACACCCTATGCATACCGAACTAAGGATTATGGAAAAACGTGGCAACGTATTGTTTCTGAAAAAGATGTGAAAAGTTTTACCCTGAGTATCGTTGAAGATATAGAAGAATCTAATTTATTGTTCTTGGGTACAGATGATGGGTTATATATATCATTAGACGCAGGCGATTCTTGGACTAAATGGACAGAGGGATACCCAACAGTACCTACTGCGGACATGGTTATCCAAGAACGTGAACACGACTTGGTTATTGGTACTTTTGGACGTTCTGCATGGGTGTTAGACGACATCCGACCATTACGAGCTCTAGCTAAGGATAAGTCAATTATCAACAAGGAGGTGTATTTGTTCAATCCCCCTGTTGCATACCAAGCAGCTTATCAACAGCCTACAGGTAGTAGATTTGGCGCTGATGCAATGTATCAGGGAGAAAATAGACCGTCTGGAGCTATGATTACTTATTACTTTAATAAAGGTGAATCTAAATCAAAGGATTCTGTTTATTTGAATATTTATGATGGCGAACGTCTTATTAGGACGTTAAAGCAAAAGGCGCCAACAGAAAAAGGGATGCATCGCTTCTTTTGGAATATGGACGAAAAAGGTGCCCACCGACCTTCGCGACAAGTAAGTAGAAGAAATAGTGAGCCCGGTGGAGTACAAGTTGCCCCAGGTACCTATAAGGTAAAATTGACCTACTTGGATCAGACACTCGAAACTTCTATAGAAGTGAAGGCTGATCCTCGTTTGGAAGTTACCAATTCATCTTTGGATCAAAAATATGCTGCTTTAAAAACATTAGAAGGGTACTCTCAACTAGCTGCTGATGCCACAAAACAATTGGTAGAAAGTAAAGAGATTGCGGAAGCTTTTGAAAAAGAACTTTCCGGTTTGAGTAAAGAAAAATACAAAGATGCCATTAAAGCTTCTAAGGAAATTGTAGCTACAATAGATACCTTGCTAAACGGTTTTGTAGGGACCGTTGATAAGCGACAAGGAATTGTCAGAAATCCTGAAATAACGGTATCTCAACAAATTAATTTAGCCACTGGCTATGTAAGAAGTCGCCCTACAGGAATAACGGCAACTGAAATCCAATTAATGGACAATGCGAAGAGGTATTTAGAGGAAGGATTGGAAAAAGTTAATACTTTCTTTACCCAAGAGTGGACTGAATATAAAAGGAATATAGAAGCCACTGAAGTCACTAAATTTAAAGACATCAAGCAATTTAGGATGAATTAA
- a CDS encoding DUF4138 domain-containing protein, producing MKNYILIVALTALHTIEAQPPLDTIYANSSKNVALFFPKPIRQAITGTTRFLFTYNREKPQHFGLLQAHPGPESNLLIVTEDGSLYSYILAYSNTLPQFNYFITNKESIGNETPLQPIPKSLINTTDSITNRVTYLRKFSDYIGNNPKRPLATNSTNDIQLQLRKPVYYGSETYLALEMSNYSGINFEIEYLAIYRISGSKKRKASLQRIPLEPIYIHNKPDTIFHGVKYHFIYVVPKFVLTEKERLQVVIHERNGSRKLQLTTSL from the coding sequence ATGAAAAATTATATATTAATAGTTGCATTAACTGCGCTGCACACCATAGAAGCCCAACCTCCCTTGGATACTATTTATGCTAACTCATCAAAAAATGTGGCCCTATTCTTTCCAAAGCCTATCCGCCAAGCAATCACAGGGACTACTCGTTTTCTATTCACATATAATAGGGAAAAACCACAACATTTTGGTTTATTACAAGCGCATCCAGGGCCAGAAAGTAATCTTCTCATTGTGACAGAAGATGGCTCATTGTACTCCTATATATTGGCCTATTCAAATACACTTCCTCAATTCAATTATTTCATCACTAATAAAGAAAGTATTGGAAACGAAACCCCTTTACAGCCAATACCAAAATCGTTAATAAACACCACTGATAGCATTACTAATAGGGTTACCTATTTGAGAAAATTTAGTGATTACATAGGTAATAATCCAAAAAGACCACTGGCCACTAACAGTACTAATGATATCCAATTACAACTGAGAAAACCAGTGTACTACGGGTCCGAAACTTACCTTGCTTTAGAAATGAGTAATTACTCAGGTATAAATTTCGAAATCGAGTATCTGGCTATTTATAGAATAAGCGGAAGTAAAAAAAGGAAAGCTTCACTTCAAAGAATACCTCTGGAGCCCATCTACATACATAATAAACCCGATACGATATTTCATGGAGTAAAGTATCATTTCATATATGTAGTGCCCAAATTTGTTCTCACCGAAAAAGAAAGACTTCAAGTGGTCATTCATGAACGAAATGGAAGTAGAAAATTACAGCTAACCACTTCTCTCTAA
- the traM gene encoding conjugative transposon protein TraM, giving the protein MLLPKNKIVFIVIVISLILFIGAYCILLFTDDHSDVIDHNQVPLPKLVDHQREYHSRLEALNNLKEIRQTTPPSMYDQTTLDAVGHHHASLDSLKKKHLIDSVYTLGQSRHFKLMRLGLYDNEKTNSMATNHMEQPEKLEPKSNFRSMDSSTIPIKEIILEHEQFYRSLPKFQKADVHSQNLELYAYVDGTQMVKKEQRLQMRLSKEITIYGILFPKNTPIYGFLSFKPNRVLITIKSIGQHLIHLTAFDLEDGNEGIYIENSFRAEAEQQLIDDAVRDISIAGIPQVHGIKGIFRRNNRHVKVMIMDNYQLILKTSTKPTQFLN; this is encoded by the coding sequence ATGCTCCTACCAAAAAATAAAATTGTTTTCATAGTCATTGTTATAAGTCTTATACTATTTATAGGTGCCTATTGCATACTTCTTTTTACTGATGACCATTCAGATGTTATAGATCATAATCAGGTGCCTTTGCCAAAATTAGTAGACCATCAAAGGGAATATCACTCCAGATTAGAGGCCCTAAACAATTTAAAAGAAATAAGACAAACTACCCCTCCAAGTATGTATGATCAAACGACATTAGACGCTGTTGGACATCATCATGCTAGTTTAGATAGTCTCAAAAAAAAACATCTTATCGATAGTGTATATACCCTTGGACAAAGCAGACATTTCAAACTTATGAGGCTAGGTCTCTATGACAACGAGAAAACTAATTCCATGGCAACTAATCACATGGAACAACCTGAAAAACTAGAACCTAAGAGTAACTTTCGTTCCATGGATTCCTCAACTATCCCTATCAAAGAAATAATCCTAGAACATGAACAATTTTATCGATCTCTCCCTAAATTTCAGAAAGCGGATGTTCATTCCCAGAATCTAGAATTGTATGCCTATGTTGATGGTACCCAAATGGTAAAAAAAGAACAGCGTTTACAGATGCGACTTTCCAAAGAAATAACTATTTATGGAATACTATTTCCAAAGAATACTCCTATTTATGGCTTTCTTTCGTTCAAACCTAATCGGGTTCTGATTACCATTAAAAGTATTGGCCAGCACCTGATACACTTAACAGCCTTTGACCTGGAAGATGGCAATGAAGGTATTTATATTGAAAATAGCTTTCGCGCTGAAGCAGAGCAACAGCTTATAGATGATGCAGTTAGGGATATCTCCATAGCTGGAATACCACAAGTACATGGAATTAAGGGAATTTTCAGAAGAAATAATCGACATGTAAAAGTTATGATAATGGATAATTACCAACTAATTCTAAAGACATCAACTAAACCCACTCAATTTCTTAACTAA
- a CDS encoding conjugal transfer protein TraK — translation MKIPYKNIYDVLHTNRFIVMATIFGSVITCCFSTYMVIKLHNNSMDSAFVINSDGSIIPLKMVSQRENLEVESKTHLTLFHQYFYGIDASNYEKNLEKALWLGNSSIDALYHQKKVDGVYNRLLQYALVQKVISIESIVDIQEEPFPFTTRTVFNINRGPITDIYELTTSGNLMRVDRNFPHNPHGLLITNFFENTLRKLDNYAPTKK, via the coding sequence ATGAAAATACCCTATAAAAACATTTACGATGTCCTACACACCAATCGGTTTATTGTAATGGCCACTATTTTCGGATCTGTCATCACTTGTTGCTTTTCAACCTATATGGTGATTAAACTTCATAACAACAGTATGGATAGCGCCTTTGTGATTAATAGCGATGGGTCTATAATTCCATTAAAAATGGTTTCTCAAAGAGAGAACCTTGAAGTAGAATCAAAAACACATCTTACTCTATTTCATCAATATTTTTATGGTATTGATGCTAGCAATTATGAAAAAAATCTTGAAAAGGCACTTTGGTTAGGAAACAGTTCCATTGATGCACTTTATCATCAAAAAAAAGTTGATGGAGTCTATAATCGCCTTTTGCAATATGCCTTGGTGCAAAAGGTAATTTCAATAGAATCCATTGTTGATATTCAAGAAGAACCTTTTCCCTTTACAACCAGAACTGTATTTAATATTAATAGAGGTCCTATAACTGACATCTATGAACTCACTACTTCTGGAAACCTAATGCGTGTAGATAGAAACTTTCCACATAATCCACATGGCTTGCTTATTACAAATTTCTTCGAAAACACCTTACGTAAACTAGATAATTATGCTCCTACCAAAAAATAA
- a CDS encoding TraG family conjugative transposon ATPase, with translation MKINLADYHPILDIQENTLFTSNGNIVVCFRTILPEIYSLADKDFEEIHNTWFQAFKYLPIGTIIHKQDIYQKTTFKGTQLPKNTFLQKATFNHFKGRDYILHNSYMFFVLPLHKTANPTKYVNPFTKVIKEISQKLSDQVFSFKRAVQEAVSFINNSRKFALLPINQDDIIAHTHSYFNGFNHDFDTDIQLTKGICVGNHHFDVLAVNSELCFGDALQTSKINDLFTTDSFSFHQGFLDGLGLSLNENHIVNHIIYMDDKLKWRKLLEKRIEELSKSVHFGTQNKVLLSKLKKIVERINLDESSRIIRGHLNILFWSSNPEHLPSIASKINTEFKELDILPYYPKGEERKHYFLNSYPGFSSNFSDEDLYVSDLKHALCLYINNTNYRSDPAGIIFNDRQHTIPVLKDVWDEKKKRIKARNFVIFAPTGEGKSFLANNILRQYFEQGVRLVIIDLGGSYAKFANLYPSDHIILRYEHGKNLGINPFYITNKADLTPEKIEDLSVFLLELLAEGKKISKGKEVAMKKVMLYYYQQIHSDHSLTSFYDFVDRKKETLSSTLTLSEKHFSTYNFLHILSEYVKDGLYGFLFTPGTDQTFKLEDKKLIVFELDEVKDNKEMLSVMLKLIKSAIQRTIWNNRTDKGIILFDEFAKQLKFKGVLESVEFYYQAIRKQNGAIGIILQSINQLPNNCTSASILENTQVIYSLKNEKGYEELRTRLNLSIHDLHQLYSLRNNLTGIRKFTEIFIKIGSESNVFRLEVPPEVYAAYLTDGVENETIMRYYNSTGNMEIAIKNFLHNNKTQSNH, from the coding sequence ATGAAAATTAATTTGGCTGATTACCACCCTATTTTAGATATTCAGGAGAACACTCTATTTACCTCCAATGGTAATATAGTGGTATGCTTCAGGACTATTTTACCTGAGATCTATTCATTGGCTGATAAAGATTTTGAAGAAATACACAACACCTGGTTTCAAGCATTTAAATATCTCCCTATTGGCACCATCATTCACAAGCAGGATATCTACCAAAAAACAACATTTAAAGGAACACAATTACCAAAAAACACTTTTTTACAGAAAGCGACCTTCAATCACTTTAAAGGCAGGGATTATATTCTCCATAACAGTTATATGTTCTTTGTTCTACCGCTACACAAAACAGCCAACCCCACTAAATATGTCAATCCATTTACCAAAGTAATCAAAGAAATTTCTCAAAAATTATCAGACCAAGTATTTTCCTTTAAAAGAGCTGTTCAAGAAGCTGTATCTTTTATAAATAATAGTAGAAAGTTTGCCTTACTTCCCATTAACCAGGATGACATCATAGCGCACACACATAGCTATTTTAATGGATTTAATCACGATTTTGATACAGATATCCAACTTACTAAGGGTATTTGTGTGGGTAATCATCATTTCGATGTTTTAGCTGTAAACAGCGAGCTTTGTTTTGGTGATGCCCTTCAAACCAGCAAAATTAATGACCTGTTTACAACCGACAGCTTCAGCTTCCATCAGGGGTTTCTAGATGGACTAGGGTTATCTTTAAATGAAAACCATATTGTCAATCATATCATTTATATGGATGACAAGCTTAAATGGAGAAAACTATTAGAGAAGAGAATTGAAGAACTAAGCAAGAGTGTGCACTTCGGCACTCAGAACAAAGTGCTCTTATCTAAATTAAAAAAAATAGTTGAACGGATAAACTTAGATGAGAGTTCACGCATTATTCGTGGGCATTTAAATATTCTTTTTTGGAGTTCAAATCCAGAGCACCTGCCAAGTATTGCTTCCAAAATTAACACTGAGTTTAAAGAATTAGACATTCTCCCTTATTACCCAAAAGGAGAAGAACGCAAACACTATTTTCTTAACTCATATCCTGGTTTTTCTTCTAATTTCAGTGATGAAGACCTATATGTTAGCGACTTAAAACACGCCCTTTGTTTATATATCAATAATACAAATTATCGCTCCGATCCTGCAGGAATCATTTTTAATGACCGGCAACATACCATACCAGTTCTAAAAGATGTTTGGGATGAAAAAAAGAAGCGTATTAAGGCCCGAAACTTTGTCATTTTTGCACCTACTGGAGAAGGAAAATCTTTCCTAGCCAATAACATACTTAGGCAATACTTTGAACAGGGGGTCCGATTAGTTATAATTGACCTTGGAGGATCCTATGCGAAATTTGCGAACCTATATCCGTCTGATCATATCATACTCAGATATGAGCATGGTAAAAACCTAGGTATTAATCCCTTTTACATCACTAATAAAGCAGACCTAACTCCAGAAAAAATAGAAGATTTATCAGTATTCCTTCTGGAATTATTAGCAGAAGGGAAAAAGATATCCAAAGGCAAGGAGGTGGCCATGAAAAAGGTAATGCTATACTATTATCAACAAATTCACTCAGACCATTCTTTGACATCATTTTATGATTTTGTGGACCGCAAGAAAGAGACTCTTAGTTCTACGTTGACATTAAGTGAAAAGCACTTTAGCACCTATAACTTTTTGCATATCCTTTCGGAATATGTTAAGGATGGTTTATACGGTTTTTTGTTTACTCCGGGCACTGATCAAACCTTTAAACTTGAAGATAAAAAATTGATTGTCTTCGAATTAGACGAAGTAAAGGATAATAAAGAAATGCTGTCGGTAATGCTTAAACTAATTAAGTCTGCCATTCAAAGAACCATTTGGAATAATAGAACAGATAAAGGAATTATACTTTTCGACGAATTTGCTAAGCAGCTTAAATTCAAGGGAGTTCTGGAAAGTGTTGAGTTCTATTACCAAGCTATTCGCAAACAAAATGGTGCCATAGGTATTATCCTTCAATCTATAAATCAACTACCTAATAATTGCACCTCTGCCAGTATACTTGAAAACACCCAGGTTATTTATAGTCTAAAAAACGAAAAAGGATACGAAGAATTAAGGACCCGTTTAAATCTTTCAATCCATGACCTCCATCAGTTATACTCCTTAAGGAATAACCTAACTGGGATCCGAAAATTTACTGAAATATTCATCAAAATAGGGAGTGAAAGTAATGTCTTCCGATTAGAAGTACCCCCAGAAGTCTACGCAGCATACCTCACTGATGGGGTGGAAAACGAAACTATTATGAGGTATTATAATTCAACTGGAAATATGGAAATAGCAATTAAAAATTTCTTACACAATAACAAAACACAGAGTAATCATTAA
- a CDS encoding ATPase, translating into MKLDYPHIIKEGPVRYELGQPNGDYIIYDFNKIITYLNVKGKLLFGGKFKIYPEDREILFSLCSYFIKDKSTCEKLGIDIHKGILLTGPVGCGKTSLIRLLKHIVPHQRPYEVIPTRNIVFGFNSIGYNIIEDYGNRQFYCFDDLGVEPKGKYFGKNCNVLGEILLSRYDLFLANKIRTHATTSLNPTELEEYYGDRVYSRMKQLFNLICFDKKSKDKRNR; encoded by the coding sequence ATGAAACTAGACTACCCACATATAATAAAGGAAGGACCTGTTCGGTACGAACTTGGTCAACCTAACGGTGATTACATTATCTATGATTTTAATAAAATCATTACCTACCTAAATGTAAAAGGAAAACTCCTTTTTGGAGGGAAATTTAAAATTTACCCAGAAGACCGAGAAATTCTCTTTTCATTATGCTCCTACTTTATTAAAGACAAATCAACCTGCGAAAAATTAGGGATTGACATACACAAAGGCATATTACTCACTGGTCCCGTAGGATGTGGTAAAACTTCTTTAATCCGTTTGTTGAAGCATATTGTTCCTCATCAACGCCCATACGAGGTTATCCCCACCAGAAATATTGTTTTTGGATTTAATAGTATTGGATATAACATCATTGAAGATTATGGCAATCGTCAATTTTATTGTTTTGATGATTTAGGAGTAGAACCTAAAGGGAAATATTTTGGAAAAAATTGTAATGTCTTAGGAGAAATTCTGCTTTCAAGATATGATCTCTTTCTTGCAAATAAAATAAGAACGCATGCTACCACCAGTTTAAATCCAACAGAATTGGAAGAATATTATGGAGATCGAGTGTATTCTAGGATGAAACAACTTTTTAATCTGATTTGCTTTGATAAGAAAAGTAAGGATAAAAGAAATAGATAA
- a CDS encoding helix-turn-helix domain-containing protein, whose protein sequence is MEKSVIISKYIQELKNELFQEIHEMFKHRNRPTSKRWLKSNEVVKLLGISHSTLQKMRAKGTLPYSKVGGLLYYDYNDIVKILEKNKIYSTI, encoded by the coding sequence ATGGAAAAGTCAGTCATCATTTCTAAGTACATTCAAGAGTTAAAAAACGAGTTGTTTCAAGAAATCCATGAAATGTTCAAGCATCGGAACAGACCTACTTCTAAAAGATGGTTGAAATCTAATGAAGTGGTAAAATTACTTGGAATTTCCCATAGTACGCTTCAAAAAATGCGTGCCAAAGGTACCTTACCGTACTCCAAAGTAGGAGGGCTTTTGTATTATGATTATAATGACATTGTTAAAATCTTAGAAAAAAACAAAATATATAGTACCATTTAA
- a CDS encoding RteC domain-containing protein, whose protein sequence is MHKMYNYRLEHIETTYYHIETTKRISAKQASEGIQFFNSALYHLKNHIVKHGFSSVDEEINFFKKIKVEPMSRLFYYSDVYACELLMPKIGVSSQLSFLKKKIKRINKFFTKHCDFIQYMEQELTKFDQQYFTREFQVFPILSIIELSYLDPAFFTSHDILWARIKGKYNFIKYLNTLLNEIEHNEQPEQRKISTKSLEWTASKTSLVELIYALQASNAINNGNEDIKAIAQAFEQLFDLTLDNIYKTYSEIKIRKKNRSTFLNKLITRFQDKINSENDLS, encoded by the coding sequence ATGCATAAAATGTATAATTATAGGTTAGAGCATATTGAAACAACCTATTATCATATTGAAACCACCAAGCGAATTAGTGCGAAACAAGCCAGTGAAGGAATACAATTTTTCAATAGTGCCTTGTACCATTTAAAAAATCACATTGTAAAACATGGATTTTCTTCAGTTGATGAAGAAATTAATTTCTTTAAAAAAATAAAAGTAGAACCTATGAGTAGACTGTTCTATTATAGTGACGTATACGCCTGCGAATTGTTAATGCCAAAAATTGGTGTATCCAGTCAATTGTCATTTCTAAAGAAAAAGATAAAACGTATCAACAAGTTCTTTACAAAGCATTGTGATTTTATACAGTACATGGAGCAAGAACTCACCAAATTTGACCAACAATATTTCACCCGTGAATTCCAAGTATTTCCAATACTATCTATAATTGAACTAAGCTATCTTGATCCCGCTTTCTTTACCTCTCATGATATCTTATGGGCTCGTATTAAAGGAAAGTACAATTTCATTAAATATCTAAATACACTACTAAATGAGATTGAACATAATGAGCAGCCTGAACAAAGAAAAATAAGTACAAAATCATTAGAATGGACCGCCTCAAAAACCTCACTTGTTGAACTCATCTATGCCTTACAAGCCTCAAACGCCATTAATAACGGAAATGAAGATATTAAAGCAATAGCTCAAGCTTTTGAACAACTATTTGATCTTACTTTAGATAATATCTATAAAACCTATTCAGAAATAAAAATTCGAAAAAAGAACAGATCCACCTTTCTCAACAAACTAATTACCAGGTTTCAAGATAAAATAAACTCAGAAAACGATTTATCGTAG